One window of Vanessa cardui chromosome 5, ilVanCard2.1, whole genome shotgun sequence genomic DNA carries:
- the LOC124530112 gene encoding uncharacterized protein LOC124530112 isoform X2, with protein sequence MIFFAILVACSLLISDSAQLESYKHDYENFSFPRNKKIVAVDYDCETFCKCPQGPPNGSTDQDIDIFSGSTLSKPKEKYTSDKFPKRTDVTSPQEIEAVYVEQLAERWT encoded by the exons ATGATTTTCTTCGCGATACTCGTCGCTTGCTCTCT tttAATAAGCGACTCTGCTCAACTAGAATCCTACAAACACGACTATGAAAACTTCAGTTTCCCCAGAAATAAAAAGATCGTAGCCGTCGATTATGATTGTGAAACTTTTTGCAAGTGTCCACAAGGACCACCCAACGGCTCAACTGACCAGGACATCGACATATTTAGCGGTAGCACGTTGTCGAAGCCAAAAGAGAAATATACTAGCGATAAATTTCCGAAACGTACCGACGTAACGTCTCCGCAGGAAATTGAGGCCgtatatgtag AGCAGCTGGCGGAGAGGTGGACTTAA
- the LOC124530112 gene encoding uncharacterized protein LOC124530112 isoform X1: MIFFAILVACSLLISDSAQLESYKHDYENFSFPRNKKIVAVDYDCETFCKCPQGPPNGSTDQDIDIFSGSTLSKPKEKYTSDKFPKRTDVTSPQEIEAVYSSWRRGGLNFDNPIIRKVFGHA; encoded by the exons ATGATTTTCTTCGCGATACTCGTCGCTTGCTCTCT tttAATAAGCGACTCTGCTCAACTAGAATCCTACAAACACGACTATGAAAACTTCAGTTTCCCCAGAAATAAAAAGATCGTAGCCGTCGATTATGATTGTGAAACTTTTTGCAAGTGTCCACAAGGACCACCCAACGGCTCAACTGACCAGGACATCGACATATTTAGCGGTAGCACGTTGTCGAAGCCAAAAGAGAAATATACTAGCGATAAATTTCCGAAACGTACCGACGTAACGTCTCCGCAGGAAATTGAGGCCgtatat AGCAGCTGGCGGAGAGGTGGACTTAATTTTGACAACCCCATTATACGAAAAGTGTTCGGCCATGCGTAG